The Aedes albopictus strain Foshan chromosome 1, AalbF5, whole genome shotgun sequence genomic interval tttgtataatcaaatacaaaatcacttgacatattttttatagttttcgttttaaatttgagtacagtagatgtttcggttatcgaatgttattcgctaaaactgacagacgtcaagccgtgtcggcagaggaagctctcaatgaataactgaggaagtacttatagaaaacaagctgaaaagcaggtttagccaagtgaggatgttaagacaagaaaaagatgaacaatgatttttctaatgttttccaataaattaaaggaatctagtaaatagtaaactaccattgataacaatacaaatacaattagtttaatggggtcaattgaaccgatgttaaaataaacatgcaataatatttgttgttatgtaaacagatttcgcctttgaaaaaccaaagaattcatatttctcggtaacatttttctccagcatttacagatactaatggccacatgaattgtgaacgatttatggtatagATCATACGACCTgtggtctgacttgtgatatttcgcagttatttgaaaagattgaagatagatcttatcaacagctgccaagcaatacataccagacaggcatcagagtgtttgattcttatcataaaatgtgcatatcattctggcggacgttagtgctcgtaaatgctggatataaatgttagcgggaaatataaattctatggattctcaaaagcgaaaactgcttacaaataacaacaaatattattgtatttttattgtaacaacgattcatttgacgccattcaatcaattgtatttgtattgtaagaacaatgaaaaaacattaagatatattgttatcttttgagaattgccctaaaaatgtctcataaaaacacaatacattctattgtttttcgcgaaaaagtgtatgaaaattttctgaaaattttatggttaagatacataacgaccaccattttttattgtaaaagtgccatttaccattcgccgaatggtatagaacaataggggtgatggtgagtgtgttgtgtaaattacaatatgtttaatggtgaatatttttcgaaaaaatggtgttgtaacaataaaatttatcgtatttttatgatactttttatcagggtacCTATCCGGAATACctatatggccataactccggaacggctggaccgatccgaaccattttcaataggaaacaatgggaccagattccgcgtcgaatgagccattgatcgttaaaatcggttgatatttactatctaaaagtgaggtgacctttttttgtacacatacacacacacatacatacacacacacacacatacacacacacagacatcatctcaactcgtcgagctgagtcgattggtatatgaaacttgcccctccggggacTCTACCAacatttcgtttttggagtgaacatatagcctttcggtacaccttggtgtacgagaaaggcaaaaagttaaaTTAACTCCAAAaacagtttttgcctttctcgttcactaagtgtactggaaaggctatatgttcactccaaaaatgattttttgataggaggcccggagattcaagtcacatataccaatcaactcagctcgacgaattgaggtgatgtctgtgtgtgtgtatgtgtgtatgtatgtgtgtgtgtatgtgtacaaacgaactcacgtcacttttcggcagtaaatctcaaccgattttaatgaccgacggttcattcgatgcggaatctggtcccattgtttgctattgaaaatggttcggatcggtccagccgttccggaattatggccatttaggcgttccggatcggtaccccaggaaggggctagatatgaaaatgcaacaaacccacgcatgcgacacatcaaaccacggcattttcgataatatgatgaacggtaagcaataaaatagtctcagaccatatctgaaccggtaatgttccggaaccggttccgaaggtcccaccagaagtggccaaatataaaagtgaaccaaactgaaGTAAAAGACTTGGACTTCTTTATTCTTTAGTGGTTTATTAGCGAATGTCCTGTCTTCAAGAGTCATACGTCATAAGTCAGTTTCACAGCCTACCATGATTTAAGTACTGGATTACTACATTTCGGCCATCCTGACTAGTTGATGCCCTCATCAATAGAACCATAATCTGTATTCAACAAATCATCAGGAGATAGCCAAAGTTTCATATTTATTGGTGAACAAATTGAGTGATAAGGAAGGCTGGAAACTTGAAAACCCTCAATATCAGAAACTACGTAGCGATCATTTGGCAATGCTTTTTTAATAACATATGGACCTTTATATTTTTCCGATAATTTAGAAGCCGAATTTATCTTCAGTACTACAAAATCTCCAACTTTGTACTCAGTAGCCTTTTTACGTTTTTTATCTGTTactagcttgttataattttgattattttctatTACCTCTTTCGCTCTATTCCTTACTGTATTCAAATCATCGTTATTGCTATTATTCTGAAAAGTATCTAAAAATGTTTGCAAATTGTGCTCAGTAACATTCAAATTTTGTTGATGAAAACCAAACAACAAAACACTGGGATAATTTTTAATGGATCTATTGTATGTGTTATTGTGTATATATTCTATTTTACTCAACAAATTATTCCATTTTAAGCCTGTGTCACTAACTAATTTAGCTAACATTGGCGATAATGTTCTATTTACACGTTCCGCTTGGCCATTAGCTTCTGGAGTATAAGCAGCAGTTTTAATATGTTGTATATAATTATTCTTAACAAAGTTATCAAATTTCATCGAAGAAAAACAAGATCCTCTATCAGTTATTATTCTTCCTGGTTTACTGTAATAGTTCATATAATTAGACAAATGTTTTATTACTTCTTCTGTGTTGGTTGATTTGGTACAATAAAATTTAACAAATTTTGTAAAGGCGTCTACAACTACCAGAATATATTTGAATCCACCACTCGATGGTAATTGTATTGGTCCATAATGATCCAAATGGATTGTGTTGAAAGGTTGATTACCTTTTTCAATACATTTAAGAAACCCTTCTTTTTTCCCTTCTTTGGGACTAAAAAATATGCAACTTAAACAATTAGATATATACTTTTTCACTATTTTTCTCATGTTCGAAAACCAATAGTGCTTTTTAATTTCAATCATCGTCTTTTCAATACCAATGTGACCTTTTAAATCATGGCACATTCTAATGATATTGTCAATCATTAGttttgggattactaacaacaatTTACCATCATTCTTTCTGAATAATATGCCATTACTTAACTCAAAGTTTGGAAAACTGCTGTTTTCTAGGTGTGTTTTAAtgtttttcaatttctcatccTGTTCTTGAGCGAGTATCACATTTCTTTCCACATCTTCTGTTTCTAATACATTTATTTGATAAGTTCGAGATTTTCTTGTTATTTGTTTTTCGTTACTCATATTTTGCCTACTCAATGCATCTACATGCCGCATTTTAGCTTCATCTCTATATTCAAGATTGTAGTCataattttccaaaaacaaaGCCCATCTGCTGATTTTAGGatttatttcttttttaattaAAGTTTGTGCCAAAGCATTACAATCcgtaaaaattttgaatttcatACCGGATAGATAAACATGAAAACGCTTGATTGCATGAACAACTGCCAAGGTTTCTAATTCAAAACTATGTAATTTAGATTCAAAATTGTCAGTATTTTTGCTAAAATAACTAATTGGATGAAAGTTATTGTCATCTTGCTTCTGTAATAAAATGGCTCCAAACCCATGGGAACTTGCATCACAATGTAAATGGGTTTCAGCATTAGGGTTAAAAATAGCTAATATTGGTGCTGTGACTAATTTTTGTTTAAGTGTTTCATATGCACTAATTTGTGCCTCTCCAAAATCAAAAGCTGTATCTTTCTTCAAAAGGTTATACAATGGTCTTGCAATAGTAGCAAAATTTTTAATAAACTTCCGAAAATAACTTGTCAATCCCAAAAAGCGTTGCACATCTTTAACATTTTTAGGAACTGGAAATTTAGAAACAGCTTCAATATGCGATTGATTCGGACGTTTACCATTCTGATTGATAGTATATCCCAGATAATCAATTTCAGTaaacaaaaatttgcatttttccaaatttaattCCAAAAGATTAtcgcttaaaattttaaaaaccattttcattatttctaAATGTTCTTCAATTGTATCTGAGAAAATTATTATATCATCAATGTAAACACATATTTTACCTTTAGCAATCAAGTCTTTAAAAATAGTATTTATAAATCTTTGGAATACTGCTGGAGCATTACAGAGTCCAAAAGGAACACGTAAATATTCATACTGCCCAGATGGTGTAACAAAAGAAGTGTATTTGGTgcattctggagcaattctaatTTGGTGAAACCCTGCTTTCAAATCTAAAACTGAAAAAATCTTTTTATTCCTGAGTttatctaaaatttcttcaattagtGGTAACGGATAGTTGTCCCTATATGTATCTTTGTTGAGTTTTCGATAATCAACACACATCCTAACATCGCCATCTTTCTTCGGAATCAATACAATTGGACTGGCATAAGGAGAATCACTTTCTTTAATTATTTTGTCACGTAAAAGCTCTTTAATTTTATCATCtactttatttttttcagaatatgcTAGTCTTCTAGGTTTGAAGTGAAACTGAGTACCAGTTTTAAGAGAGATTTTCATTTCATATTTTGTTTTTGGCTGACTAGGCTTATCGGAACAAATGTaatccattttaaaaatttccataaacTTTGCAATATGATCGCTACTTACATTTCCAACACTTTTCAATATTTCAGATTCTTCAAGGgaacttatttgttttatttcatttttatttccaTGCACCTCCTTTCGGATCACCGGAGTTCTCGAAATTTTAATACGGCTTCTCTCGATGATGGTTTGAATGTTAGGTTTCATTATAAAATCCCTTCCTATTATAGCGTCATACGATGACATCGTCAAATCAGGAACGACCAAAAATTTAATCCTGCAATGGACATTTTGAACGCAAATGTTAGTTATTAATGTTCCTAAAATGGTTAGTCGTGTTCCTCCGATACCCTTGTAAACTTTTTTGTTATCaaaatcaagaatttttgaattttttactaATTTAAGGCATATCAGAGAAACAGGACTTCCTGTATCAAATAGAGCTGTGAAACATTGGTCATTGTCTGTCAATTTTATATCTACCAGTCCGTTGTAATCTTGTTCAGCCTGACTCTCTGATGTAGCATCAACGGCTCCAATCCTAGTTTCTCTCATCCATGGATTATTTCGGCGGGTTGATTGATCCTTTTGTTCGAATGGTTGGCGGATTTTCCGACATCTTGCGGCAATATGTCCTGGTAACTTACAGTTATAGCACACGAGCGAAGTTGAAGTCGATGGTCCACGAAGTTTGATCATTGAAAAGGCTCTCGAAACATCAGCAACTGTTGAAAAATTCTGCATCCTAGCTTGATTCTTCAATTGttgatctggaattccttcgacgaGATATTCCACGAACTCTGACTCCCGAAGTCGTAATGGTACCGCCAAAACTCTTTTTTCACAGCAGTATTGGCCAAAAGTTTCATTTTCTCTCCATTTTCTTGATTCCAAACGTTTGCGTACTTGAAACAAGCTCTCATGCAGCACAAATGTCATCTTCAAACTAGCAAGAAAATCTTCAAATTCCATTGACATCAATTCCGGTGATGAAGTAAACCAAACTTGAGCATTTCCTTTTAAGCATTTGAAAACCAACAGCTTCATAATTTCCTCACTTATCTTGAAAACTTGTTTAGTATGTTGTACAATGTTGATGAAATGATTCACATTTTCTTGAGTGGAGCCCGAAAAATCCGGCAGCAACGCAGAAATTTCTTCCATTTTGAAAAGCCGTTCATCGCCACGTTTTCCTTCATGGTTGATTCTGGTGAAGTTTTCAGCTACATTGGATCCATCTCCACTGCCCGAAGCTTCTCCTAAGTTTGCAGATTGTCCAGAACTTGAATTCCCATCGGTTGAGTTTTGACGATCCGAGAAAGGAAGACCGCTTCCGATATTTCCCAAATCTTGAATTTCCGAGGGTTTCTGGCTCCGTAAAAACATCTTGAACAGCTTGGACTCTATCCCACTTCTGAATTGAAGTAAAAGACTTGGACTTCTTTATTCTTTAGTGGTTTATTAGCGAATGTCCTGTCTTCAAGAGTCATACGTCATAAGTCAGTTTCACAGCCTACCATGATTTAAGTACTGGATTACTacacaaacccatacatgcgactcatcaaatcgcagctttttcaataacctgatgaacggttaacaggaaaatagtctcagatcatatctgaaccggtagtgttcctgaaccggttccgggcgtcccgccggaagtggacaaatattaaaaagaaacaaacccatgcaagcgacacgtcaaatcgcgccctttgtgataacctgatgaacggttagcaagaaaatggtctcagatcacataagaaactaccggtgttccaaaaccggttccggaggtcccgccggaagtggcgaaATATAACATTGAAGCAAACtcaggcatgcaacacatcaagtcgcggctttttcaataacttgatgaatgataagcaagaaaatagtctcagacaacctaagattcaaccggtagtgttccggaaccggttccgtatgtcccgccagatgtggccaaatataaaagtgaaccgaacccatgcatgcgacacttcaaatcgcggctccttaggtgacctgatgaatggttagtaaaaaatagttttagaccatatttgagacaaccggtggtgttccggaaacggttccgggattcctccggaagtggccaaatattactttttttgtctttattaacgagattcttAACTCGAAgcttgttcatctcgggacccttcccttccgaaggaagaacctacgttttgtgaatatgtcgggagtgggattcgatcccaggcccttggcatgatagtcttgtgttctaaccatcaaaccaggcccgctccaccgccaaatatttaagtgaaccaaacacatgcatgcgacacatcaaatctcggctccttaggtaacctgatgaacggttagcaagaaaatagtttcagaccatatttgggacaacctatggtgttccgaaaccggttccgagtgttccgctggaagtgtccaaatataaaagcgaaccaaacccatgcatgcgacacgtcaaatcacggattttccgataacctgatgaacggtaagcaagaaaatagtctcagaccacataagaaactaccggtagtattccaaaactagcgttgggtgcttcgtcggaattcaaaagtgagaaaaattaaaacaaacgatagatatcttgacaaaactaagacgatctcatccaatcacaccatttcagattcctgaggtgtaataatgcagaaggatgggtcaacgttgtatgggaaaattaaaatttaatcgtaataactccgaacaaacttttttcaattctctttcgcgtctaaaatgacagcgtaaaatttttgtgcgactggttgctccctcacgcactgtaatgtggttgaaagttgaatgggattcagtatgaaaattttcagttacttgcatgtttttgtcaaattttacatgcatcttgtagccaatgataataaaatttagcgtgtgtagaagtgtgtagaaaatactttgtcgaaaatcgttaaggtatctgtgtttgtgaaaaagttgtatcgtcttggtgttgatcggcctccagtgatagtgaaggaggtcaagctgtcaactgaggggtctgatatttttcagctctgccaatacgttgaacataacgtcggaatatgtgccatcaataagtttaaagtcaattcaatgatggctctgataaaattctaagtaaagtattctcatgattcaggaacatttcagttcacgtcaacggaaacgtcatgagtacatattcgacgagaaaggcactatcaccactaggtggatcaatccgggtttttttttggtaaatttttcttttttttatataaacAGTTCTAGTTTGTCGACCTTGACTTGGCAAAATTTGTCAAAAGTTCCACTGGCCATAAAAACAAACGATaaacaatctctgaaaaattaagttataagGAAGGGGCGTCACACATGATCAGaatataagagaaaaaaaaaatcaatgaaaacttTTAACAACATCTAAAAATGTGCACTCTTGGCCCATGTTTTAGGATTTACTCCTTTTTTGAGCCACCGCGTCACTTTTGTGGCATTTACATACTCCTAGAATTAAGGTCCTATTCCACAAACCAAGCATCACTATCTTCTCCACGGCTCGTTGGTTACCTGTGGCAGGAGGCAGTCGGTGGACCGCGAAGTTCTGCGGGTTGCAACCCGCTAGATGGTGGCCGTTATCATGTGGCATGGCACTTGCCTAGAATTCCCGGTGTTTACTTGTTGGCGCACCATCTCCCTCTGAGCCCCACCTTGCTGCTGCTCCTTGAGCTGCAGGTAAACTTTCGCTCCGAAACAAGAAAGCCTCTTTCCTCGGTGTTGTAAGGGGATGATGCATCCTCTCGTATTTCTGGCGCATTTTGGACGAGGTGCAAAAGTTGGCTGgagttttgaatttttaaaattgctgaaaatttaaGCAACTTCTATCATTTGGAAGGTGCCAGGCGGCGGCAAACTATGCTTCTTCGGTGGGATGCCGCGCTTGGAGTTGGGTCTTGAGCTAGGTAAGATTTACACGCGGTCGAAAAGGAAAACTTTGCGGACgcttgctggctggctggctggctggttaaAGTTTCGATTTATTAACTTAAATCAATTTGCGCTGGCGGAGCGGTGTGGTTGCAATCCGAGAGCTTTCCCCGTGAGTAAATAGCCGAAACGGGAAAACTAATTTTGTTGATTGAAAATTCCACGGACGAGGAATTACACGGGTTGGGAAATGCAGGAACGTTGGTAGGAAAGTCAGAGAGGAACGTTGGTTGGTAGAATTGGGCGATGTGActgaatttgttattttttattattttgccaTAAACATTTGTTTGACTAATTATGGAAATTCTCTGAAGACTCATTACAAATCTTCTCATTGTTTTAATAGATATTTGATTTCAAGTTTGTGAATTTGAAAAAAGTCGGAACAAAAATCGCTTTATAATGTTTGCTGAGATGAGAACACACAACATTTtatgcttgttttttttattttatttttttcagaaaactacAAACATTTCAGAATACTGTGTAGCgtagtttgatgaaaaaaaataacgACTATTATTTGGAGCAACAGCAACAGTTGAAAACAAAGTTTGAAAGGAATTAAAATGTATGCCTAGAGTACTGAAGCATAGGATatatcagatttttttaaatttttatttattgatttgaGCAGTTCCTAAAATTATTCGTAGAGATAATTGAATCGATGAAAAATAATCAACTCATTCAACTTAATGTTAGTGGTCCTAAATCAGGAGTTAAATGATATCGACAAAATCTGGCGTTCCCAATTTTAAATTatggaaaaaattaaaaattttatttgttttattttgcatAAATATTAACTCATTGCTAATTCTTCAGAAAGGTTAGGGAAAGAACTTCAACTGATATTTTTTCTAGCATTGCAACCATCGTTATACAAGGAGAGCTTTCGACGTTATCTTTACTTATAAAATCAGAATCGCCCAATTCTACAGTACCATCGACGATGGGCAAGAGTAGTTTcgctttaatttatggaaaatccATTTTGGTTTCCACAGTTTCCATAGTGAGAGAGGAGACGAGGGCGGTGGTCGTCCAAGTTGGTGGTGGCGGCTGTACATCCTAGAAGAACACCGAATTCATGTAACACTGGAGGCGGTCCCAGAAATCAGACTCCATGGAGCAAAGAGAAACTTTTGGCCTTCCATCCCATTAGCACCGGCTGGAAACATCATCCCCACCTCTGCTGCCTGCAGTGTCCCTCCGGAAAAGTGGGATCCCTTTAAAAAACACGATATCCCACATACATAACCTCGCTCGGACCGCCCCGCGCCCCTCCTCTACGAAAGATAAAGACATGGTCAGTAGTGGCGCGGATCAGTTCACTAATAGTTTTCCGAGCTGGTAAAATTTAAACGGAACACATACTCGGAGTTACAACAGCTGCTGGTTTGGATACCCTTTCGGGCCAGTGTGCTCTGATCGTTTCTCCTCTCCCTGAGGAGAATATGGGTAAAAGGT includes:
- the LOC134285747 gene encoding uncharacterized protein LOC134285747, yielding MFLRSQKPSEIQDLGNIGSGLPFSDRQNSTDGNSSSGQSANLGEASGSGDGSNVAENFTRINHEGKRGDERLFKMEEISALLPDFSGSTQENVNHFINIVQHTKQVFKISEEIMKLLVFKCLKGNAQVWFTSSPELMSMEFEDFLASLKMTFVLHESLFQVRKRLESRKWRENETFGQYCCEKRVLAVPLRLRESEFVEYLVEGIPDQQLKNQARMQNFSTVADVSRAFSMIKLRGPSTSTSLVCYNCKLPGHIAARCRKIRQPFEQKDQSTRRNNPWMRETRIGAVDATSESQAEQDYNGLD